Proteins from a single region of Rhodovibrio salinarum DSM 9154:
- a CDS encoding methyl-accepting chemotaxis protein: MAGDSGVRGLFSRLTIKGKILAAMVGLVVVALAAVIVPMIQMATSETGQTARQLTAEISQKHDNAVEQKLNKGMVVARMVRNVLLELQDQDMADRDLANGVLQDFLERNPDMLAVWVAFEPNAFDGKDTFYAGIGNHDETGRLVPYWYRGADGEVSVEPLVDYDKSGAGDYYQLPKKSGQEVVLEPYIYTVGGEDMLITSLATPIIEQGKVIGVAGVDMGLDDLQAQLSDIQPYGTGFGSLVSNGGTIITHPDLGKINQTLADLGLSKEMAEAVQQGRTYEVEDHEAYDGSGAIRLASPIDIGESKTPWSFVVTVPKEKVFASVAKLQNNGLLIGGVAVLGAVVVAWLLGRAISKPILRITDTMKHLAEGDHSVEVPGLGRRDETGQMADAVEVFKQNAIQAEELKRQQEEAERKAAEEQRRARHEMADMFENSVKEVLGTLNAAAGELDTTAQQMSSTAEETSSQATSVSSAAGQAANSVQTVASSADELSASIKEVSSQVSRTSGMASKAEKESTSAIGSVEELRSGAEKIGEVTALIEEIAEQTNLLALNATIEAARAGDAGKGFAVVAQEVKQLAQQTAKATEQISEQIKSMQGSVETAVPIIQGVADVIRELSEASASVASTAEQQTAATDEIARSVSEVAKGTEEVSQNVDGLQQASEQTSTGASQVLSAAQSVTATTGTLQQKVDEFLQEVRSA; the protein is encoded by the coding sequence ATGGCAGGCGATTCCGGTGTGCGGGGGCTGTTCTCGCGTTTGACGATCAAGGGTAAGATCCTTGCAGCCATGGTCGGGCTGGTCGTGGTGGCGCTCGCCGCCGTGATCGTCCCAATGATCCAGATGGCAACCAGCGAGACGGGCCAGACAGCTCGGCAGCTGACGGCGGAGATCTCGCAAAAGCATGACAATGCTGTTGAGCAAAAGCTCAACAAAGGCATGGTGGTCGCCCGGATGGTCCGAAATGTCCTTTTGGAACTCCAGGACCAGGACATGGCCGACCGCGACCTTGCCAACGGTGTGTTGCAGGATTTTCTGGAGCGGAACCCGGACATGCTCGCCGTCTGGGTGGCGTTCGAACCGAACGCGTTCGATGGCAAGGACACCTTCTACGCTGGCATTGGAAACCACGACGAGACGGGCCGGCTCGTTCCCTATTGGTATCGCGGTGCCGATGGCGAGGTAAGTGTTGAGCCCCTGGTCGACTACGACAAGAGCGGGGCGGGAGATTATTACCAACTCCCGAAAAAGAGTGGGCAGGAAGTCGTTCTGGAGCCCTATATCTACACAGTCGGCGGCGAGGATATGCTGATTACCTCCCTGGCCACCCCGATCATTGAGCAGGGCAAGGTGATCGGCGTGGCCGGCGTTGACATGGGTCTGGATGATCTCCAGGCGCAGCTATCCGACATTCAGCCGTATGGGACGGGGTTCGGGTCGCTGGTCAGCAATGGCGGCACGATCATCACCCACCCGGACCTGGGTAAGATCAATCAGACGCTGGCCGATCTCGGCCTGTCCAAGGAGATGGCGGAAGCGGTTCAGCAAGGCCGTACGTACGAAGTCGAGGATCACGAGGCTTACGACGGTAGCGGCGCGATCCGCTTGGCCAGCCCGATCGATATCGGTGAGAGCAAGACCCCCTGGTCGTTCGTCGTCACGGTCCCGAAGGAGAAGGTCTTTGCCTCCGTCGCCAAGCTACAAAATAACGGCCTTCTGATCGGCGGCGTGGCGGTTCTGGGCGCGGTCGTCGTGGCGTGGCTGCTCGGCCGTGCGATCAGCAAGCCGATTCTCCGGATCACGGATACCATGAAGCACCTGGCCGAAGGGGATCATAGCGTCGAGGTGCCGGGTCTTGGCCGGCGGGATGAAACCGGTCAAATGGCCGACGCCGTCGAGGTGTTCAAACAGAACGCGATCCAGGCCGAAGAACTGAAACGTCAGCAGGAAGAGGCCGAGCGCAAGGCGGCTGAAGAGCAGCGTCGGGCGCGGCACGAGATGGCCGATATGTTCGAGAACTCGGTCAAGGAGGTCCTGGGAACTCTCAACGCAGCGGCAGGCGAACTGGATACGACCGCGCAGCAGATGTCGTCGACTGCGGAGGAGACGAGCAGCCAGGCCACCTCGGTTTCGAGCGCGGCCGGGCAGGCGGCCAATTCGGTGCAGACGGTGGCGTCGTCCGCCGACGAGCTGTCCGCGTCGATCAAGGAGGTGAGTTCGCAGGTCTCCCGGACCTCCGGCATGGCCAGCAAGGCCGAGAAGGAAAGCACATCTGCGATCGGCTCGGTCGAAGAGCTGCGCTCGGGGGCGGAGAAGATCGGCGAGGTCACGGCCCTGATCGAGGAGATCGCCGAACAGACCAACCTGCTGGCGCTGAACGCGACGATCGAGGCTGCCCGTGCGGGCGATGCCGGGAAGGGCTTTGCGGTGGTCGCTCAGGAGGTCAAGCAACTGGCGCAGCAGACCGCCAAGGCGACGGAGCAGATCTCCGAGCAGATCAAGAGCATGCAAGGTTCCGTCGAGACCGCCGTTCCGATCATCCAGGGCGTTGCCGACGTCATTCGGGAGTTGAGCGAAGCCTCGGCGAGCGTGGCCTCGACGGCCGAACAGCAGACCGCCGCGACCGACGAGATCGCCCGGAGCGTCAGCGAGGTTGCCAAGGGAACCGAAGAGGTCTCGCAGAATGTCGACGGTCTGCAGCAGGCCTCGGAGCAGACCAGTACTGGTGCCAGCCAGGTTTTGTCGGCCGCGCAGTCCGTCACCGCCACGACCGGGACCTTGCAGCAGAAAGTGGATGAATTCCTGCAGGAGGTCCGAAGCGCCTAG
- a CDS encoding methyl-accepting chemotaxis protein: protein MERFLGRFSVSAKILLVVGCLGLVAVLVAGVGTYALDRVTAAAIAIEETGDEVKLGGRISQDVVELSRAEYVVAADPTLVEEARESVREIRSTFRDKIEAAQALADGNDQQMLDAIEASYQAYLNDIEATFAAAERVSNVNLSEAHQAVAASVRESREQASELRATASDYVASVEAKADQTTEEAHNIEALAMTVMLVVAGAGIAVGLSVGWLVSRKGVVQPLARAVTSMNSLAKGQLDVEIAGDDRQDEVGDMARALVVFKDGALQNRRMVEEQAAEAQRKEERARQVQELTDVFEREVEEAMETLASAAQELESTSQLMASTAEEANTQTESVASASTEASSNVQTVASAADELTTSIEEIGQQVNRTSAIAERADEQAQAATQRIEQLKGAADKIGEIVTLISDIAEQTNLLALNATIEAARAGDAGKGFAVVANEVKSLASETAKATEQISGKITEMQQGVESTVPAMQTISQTIQELNEIAASVASASAEQSAATAEISRNVQEAAQGVQQVSENIDGLTEASQGTASAAEQVATSSNQVAERGETLKQQITTYVREMQAA, encoded by the coding sequence ATGGAACGCTTCTTGGGACGGTTCTCCGTTTCCGCAAAAATCCTGCTTGTGGTCGGCTGTTTGGGTCTGGTGGCCGTTCTTGTGGCAGGTGTCGGGACCTATGCCCTGGATCGTGTGACTGCGGCGGCGATCGCGATCGAGGAAACCGGGGATGAGGTCAAACTGGGCGGGCGTATCTCCCAGGATGTCGTCGAGTTGAGTCGTGCCGAGTACGTTGTGGCGGCGGATCCGACCTTGGTTGAGGAAGCGAGAGAGAGCGTGCGGGAAATCCGTTCGACCTTTCGCGACAAGATTGAGGCCGCCCAGGCGTTGGCGGATGGAAACGACCAGCAGATGCTGGATGCGATCGAGGCCAGTTACCAAGCCTACCTGAATGATATCGAAGCGACCTTTGCGGCGGCAGAACGCGTGTCGAACGTGAATCTGTCGGAGGCGCACCAGGCGGTCGCCGCATCGGTACGGGAGAGCCGGGAACAGGCAAGCGAGCTGCGTGCAACGGCAAGCGATTATGTGGCTTCGGTCGAGGCCAAAGCAGACCAGACGACCGAAGAGGCTCACAATATTGAGGCGCTGGCCATGACGGTGATGTTGGTCGTTGCCGGTGCTGGCATTGCCGTCGGTTTGAGCGTCGGATGGCTGGTATCGCGCAAGGGGGTGGTGCAGCCACTTGCGCGTGCGGTTACGAGCATGAACAGCTTGGCCAAGGGGCAGTTGGACGTCGAGATCGCCGGGGACGACCGCCAGGACGAGGTCGGTGATATGGCCCGCGCGTTGGTGGTGTTTAAGGACGGTGCCCTTCAGAACCGCCGTATGGTGGAGGAGCAGGCTGCCGAGGCACAGCGGAAAGAGGAACGGGCCCGCCAGGTGCAAGAACTCACGGACGTCTTCGAGCGGGAAGTGGAGGAGGCCATGGAGACCCTCGCCTCGGCCGCCCAGGAGCTTGAGAGCACATCCCAGTTGATGGCGTCCACCGCGGAGGAAGCCAACACCCAGACGGAGTCGGTCGCCAGCGCGTCCACCGAAGCGTCGAGCAACGTGCAGACGGTCGCCTCGGCCGCCGATGAGCTGACCACGTCGATCGAAGAGATCGGTCAGCAGGTCAACAGGACATCCGCCATCGCCGAACGGGCGGACGAGCAGGCGCAGGCGGCAACCCAGCGGATCGAGCAGTTGAAAGGGGCGGCTGACAAGATCGGTGAGATCGTCACGCTGATTTCGGATATCGCCGAGCAGACCAACCTGCTCGCCCTCAACGCGACGATCGAAGCAGCCCGGGCCGGCGACGCGGGCAAGGGCTTTGCGGTTGTGGCCAACGAGGTGAAGTCACTGGCCTCGGAAACCGCCAAGGCAACCGAGCAAATCTCGGGGAAGATCACCGAGATGCAGCAGGGCGTGGAGAGTACCGTCCCCGCGATGCAGACGATCTCCCAGACGATCCAGGAACTGAACGAAATCGCCGCGTCCGTCGCCTCCGCAAGCGCGGAACAGTCGGCGGCGACGGCCGAAATCTCCCGGAACGTCCAGGAAGCCGCGCAGGGTGTTCAGCAGGTCTCCGAGAACATCGACGGCCTGACGGAGGCGTCGCAAGGCACGGCGTCCGCGGCGGAGCAGGTGGCGACCTCCTCGAACCAGGTTGCCGAACGTGGCGAAACCCTAAAGCAGCAGATCACGACCTACGTGAGGGAAATGCAGGCAGCCTAG